The Streptomyces sp. WZ-12 genome segment CGATGCGGCCGAACTTCCACACCGCGAGGGCGACGACCCAGGTGAGGAAGAACAGGCCGACGATGGCGAAGCCGATGGCGTTGAGGTCCAGTCCGCCGATCCAGTCCCAGAACCAGCCGTGCAGCCCCAGCTTGTCGGCGAGCAGGCCGAGCAGCTCCACGGTGCCGATGATCAGGGCCACGGCGACCGACAGGCCGGTGATGGTGAGGTTGTAGTAGACCTTGCGGACCGGCTTGGAGAAGGCCCAGCCGTAGGCGAAGTTCATGAACGAGCCGTCGATGGTGTCCAGCAGGCTCATGCCGGCCGCGAAGAGCACCGGCAGGCAGAGGATGGCGTACCAGGGCAGGCCGGAGGCGGCGCCGGAGCCGGCCAGGACCAGCAGCGCGACCTCGGTGGCGGTGTCGAAGCCGAGCCCGAAGAGCAGGCCGAGCGGGTACATCTGCCAGGGCTTGGTGATCGACTTCATCACCCGGCCCAGGATGCGGTTCATCAGGCCGCGGTTGTTGAGCTGCTCCTCCAGCGCCGCCTCGTCGAAGTCGCCGGCGCGCATCCGCCGGAAGACGCCCCAGAGCCCGACCAGGATCACGATGTTGATCGCGGCGATGAGGTACAGGAAGACGCCGGAGACGGTGGTGCCGATCAGCCCGGTGATCGCGTGCAGTTGGGAGTTGTCGTCCTTGACCGGTCCGGCGAGCGCCTTGATGCCGAGCGACAGCAGGAAGGCCAGCCCGAAGACGACGCTGGAGTGCCCCAGTGAGAACCAGAAGCCGACCGAGAGCGGGCGCTGCCCCTCGTGCATCAGCTTCCGGGTGGTGTTGTCGATGGCGGCGATGTGGTCGGCGTCGAAGGCGTGGCGCATGCCGAGGGTGTACGCGGTGACGCCGATGCCGATGCCGAAGCTCTTGGTGCCCAGGCTGTAGTGTTCCGGGGCCACGATCGCCACCAGGGTGAACCAGCCGATCACGTGCAGCGCGAGGATGAAGCCGGCCATGCCGGCCATCCGCCCCCACTCGGCGCGGGTCATCGACCGCGCGATCCGCTGCCGGCGCGACGGCGGGGCCGCCTGGCCGGCCAGGGTCGGGGAGGGGGACGTAGCCATGCTTGATGCTGCTTTCTTCCGTTTCGCCCCCGACCTCTGCCGGGGACCCTCCCCACATTCGTGCGGGTCGGTTTCACTTGCAACCAATGTGCAGTAAAGCCCGCGATCAATGTGGCGGGCGGTCGGTCCGCGCGGGTGGGCGCGGGGTGACTCCCCCTCCCCTCCCGATGGATTACGTCGGAGCTTCTCCCCATTTCATGCCCCCTAGGGGCATTCGATCGCCTCACCTCGCCCCTTGCGGCTAATACGGGTGGGGGGTATACATGGAGTCGTCGCCCCTGGATACCCCCCTAGGGTATCCAGGGGCGAGCGCCCGACGACGCGCACACCCCCCTTCCGTGAGCTGCGAGGAGCAGAGATGACCACCACCAGTCCCGGCGCCGCCGAGGTCGAGCTCGCCATCGGCGGGATGACCTGCGCCTCCTGCGCCGCCCGGATCGAGAAGAAGCTCAACCGCATGGACGGCGTCGAGGCGAGAGTCAACTACGCGACCGAGAAGGCGAAGGTCGTCTTCCGGAGCGACGTCTCGGTCGGGGACCTGATCGCGACGGTGGAGGCCACCGGGTACAGCGCGCAGGAGCCGGCGCCGGTCGCCCCCGCCGCGGGTGGCGACGCCGTGGACGGCGCACAGGGCGGCGGCGAGCCGGATGCGCTGCGGTCGTTGCGCCAGCGGCTGATCACCGCGGTGGCGCTGGCGGTGCCGGTGATCGCCCTGGCGATGGTGCCGGCGCTGCAGTTCACCTACTGGCAGTGGCTGTCGCTGACGCTGACCGCGCCGGTCGTCACGTATGCCGCCTGGCCGTTCCACCGGGCCGCATGGACCAACGCCCGGCACGGCGCGGCCACCATGGACACCCTGATCTCGCTCGGCACTTCGGCCGCGTTCCTCTGGTCGCTGTGGGCGCTGTTCTTCGGGACGGCCGGCATGCCCGGCATGACCCACCCGTTCGAGCTGACCATCGCCCGCACCGACGGCGCCGGCAACATCTACCTGGAGGCGGCCGCCGGCGTCACCGCCTTCATCCTGGCCGGCCGGTACTTCGAGGCGCGCGCCAAGCGCAAGGCGGGCGCGGCGCTCAAGGCGCTGCTGGAGCTGGGCGCGAAGGACGTCACGGTGCTGCGCGGAGGGCGCGAAGTGACCGTGCCGATCGGGGAGTTGCGGGTCGGGGACCGGTTCCTGGTGCGGCCGGGCGAGAAGATCGCGACGGACGGCACGGTGGTGGACGGCGCGTCGGCCGTGGACGCCTCGATGCTGACCGGCGAGTCGGTGCCGGTGGAGGTCGCGGTCGGCGACGCCGTCACCGGCGCGACCCTGAACGTCGGCGGGCGGCTGGTCGTCGAGGCCACCCGGGTCGGCGCGGACACCCAACTCGCCCGGATGGCCAAGCTGGTGGAGGACGCGCAGAACGGCAAGGCGGCCGCGCAGCGGCTGGCCGACAAGATCTCCGCGGTGTTCGTCCCGGTCGTGATCGCGCTGGCGCTGGCCACCCTCGGCTTCTGGATCGTCAGCGGCGCCGGGCTGACCGCCGCGTTCACCGCCGCGGTCGCGGTGTTGATCATCGCCTGCCCGTGCGCCCTGGGGCTCGCCACGCCGACCGCGCTGCTGGTCGGCACCGGGCGCGGCGCCCAACTCGGCATCCTCATCAAGGGCCCTGAGGTCCTGGAGTCCACCCGCAAGGTCGACACCGTCGTCCTGGACAAGACCGGCACGGTGACCACCGGACGGATGACGCTGCTGGCCACGCACACCACGGCCGGCACCGACCGGGCCGGAGTGCTGCGACTGGCCGGCGCGTTGGAGCACTCCTCCGAGCATCCGATCGCCCGGGCGGTGGCGGCCGGCGCGAGCGCCGAGGTGGGCGCCCTGCCGACGCCGGAGGATTTCGCGGGCGTCGCGGGGCTGGGCGTGCAGGGGGTCGTCGAGGGGCATGCCGTGCTGGTCGGCCGGGAGCAGTTGCTGACCGAGTGGGCCATCGCGCT includes the following:
- a CDS encoding HoxN/HupN/NixA family nickel/cobalt transporter → MTRAEWGRMAGMAGFILALHVIGWFTLVAIVAPEHYSLGTKSFGIGIGVTAYTLGMRHAFDADHIAAIDNTTRKLMHEGQRPLSVGFWFSLGHSSVVFGLAFLLSLGIKALAGPVKDDNSQLHAITGLIGTTVSGVFLYLIAAINIVILVGLWGVFRRMRAGDFDEAALEEQLNNRGLMNRILGRVMKSITKPWQMYPLGLLFGLGFDTATEVALLVLAGSGAASGLPWYAILCLPVLFAAGMSLLDTIDGSFMNFAYGWAFSKPVRKVYYNLTITGLSVAVALIIGTVELLGLLADKLGLHGWFWDWIGGLDLNAIGFAIVGLFFLTWVVALAVWKFGRIEEKWTVNVRPAPAERTTD
- a CDS encoding heavy metal translocating P-type ATPase, which encodes MTTTSPGAAEVELAIGGMTCASCAARIEKKLNRMDGVEARVNYATEKAKVVFRSDVSVGDLIATVEATGYSAQEPAPVAPAAGGDAVDGAQGGGEPDALRSLRQRLITAVALAVPVIALAMVPALQFTYWQWLSLTLTAPVVTYAAWPFHRAAWTNARHGAATMDTLISLGTSAAFLWSLWALFFGTAGMPGMTHPFELTIARTDGAGNIYLEAAAGVTAFILAGRYFEARAKRKAGAALKALLELGAKDVTVLRGGREVTVPIGELRVGDRFLVRPGEKIATDGTVVDGASAVDASMLTGESVPVEVAVGDAVTGATLNVGGRLVVEATRVGADTQLARMAKLVEDAQNGKAAAQRLADKISAVFVPVVIALALATLGFWIVSGAGLTAAFTAAVAVLIIACPCALGLATPTALLVGTGRGAQLGILIKGPEVLESTRKVDTVVLDKTGTVTTGRMTLLATHTTAGTDRAGVLRLAGALEHSSEHPIARAVAAGASAEVGALPTPEDFAGVAGLGVQGVVEGHAVLVGREQLLTEWAIALPEELARAKAAAEAAGRTAVAVAWDGAARAVLEVADGVKETSAEAIRRLRGLGLTPVLLTGDNAAVAHSVAAEVGIDPERVIAEVLPRDKVEVVKRLQQEGRSVAMVGDGVNDAAALAQADLGLAMGTGTDAAIEAGDLTLVRGDLRTAADAIRLSRRTLGTIKSNLFWAFAYNVAALPLAASGLLNPMIAGAAMAFSSVFVVGNSLRLRGFRAAGD